From Candidatus Woesearchaeota archaeon, a single genomic window includes:
- a CDS encoding diphthine--ammonia ligase: MCGVIGFFNFENSVSLVRKGLDLMSHRGVDGFSLFDGVSVGENISGNSFNCVGHRLHAVNGFSLMPLVKDGFVLSANCEIYNFRDLAKNFDISLHDNDSVVLLDFLIKQGVSVDSLSLLDGVYAFAFWDLNKNLVTITRDLLGEKPLWYFFHEGKFAFASEKKVLIGLGLDSQFIREVHPRHIITFDLSSYELSSSYKDFFEVSVLDEDDAFFFNETSRLLEDAVKKRIPPDNRVALLFSGGLDSCFIALILKKLGVDFKCYTASLEHDSFQVSHDESWSLRAAKVLGLDLEVVRTSLDDYKDVVKDVLGIIEDNNVTKVSVGASFFMCSRKARDDGFKVIFSGLGSEELFAGYNRHLNSFELNEECLSGFRKLFERDLYRDDVITMFNNLELRSPFLDINLVKFSLCIPPHLKLRDGVNKFILRSISKDLGLPDEFAFRRKMAAQYGSNFDKALTKFSKVAGLSKSGFLKQFYDFGNVRLGALWSTGKDSCLAVQIMLEQNYVVSCFITINPADKDSYMYHGPNTHLASLHSDACGIPLIVQDSDKAKEDELVDLRLALIRAVNEHNIEGVVSGALFSNYQRKRIEVICDELGLKVFAPLWHMDQEKELEILCVKNIDFCLVKVAAEGLDKSWLGRSLVKQDFDNLRILKEKFGLNPAGEGGEFESLVLDAPFFSKRISLDEVRVDEESELYASLVVVRASLVDKAFK, translated from the coding sequence ATGTGTGGAGTTATTGGTTTTTTTAATTTTGAGAATTCTGTTAGTTTAGTTCGTAAAGGGTTAGATTTGATGAGTCATCGAGGAGTTGATGGTTTTTCTTTATTTGATGGTGTTTCTGTTGGTGAGAATATTAGTGGTAATTCTTTTAATTGTGTAGGTCATAGACTTCATGCTGTGAATGGTTTTAGTCTTATGCCTTTGGTTAAGGATGGTTTTGTTTTGTCTGCTAATTGCGAGATTTATAATTTTAGGGATCTTGCTAAAAATTTTGATATTAGTCTGCATGATAATGATTCTGTTGTTTTGTTAGATTTTTTGATTAAGCAAGGTGTTAGTGTTGATTCTTTAAGTTTATTGGATGGTGTTTATGCTTTTGCTTTTTGGGATTTGAATAAAAACTTGGTTACTATTACTAGGGATTTGCTTGGTGAGAAGCCTTTGTGGTATTTTTTTCATGAGGGTAAGTTTGCTTTTGCTTCTGAGAAAAAGGTTTTGATTGGTTTGGGTCTTGATTCTCAGTTTATTCGCGAGGTTCATCCTAGGCACATTATTACTTTTGATTTGTCTTCTTATGAATTGAGTTCTAGTTATAAAGATTTTTTTGAGGTTTCAGTTCTTGATGAAGATGATGCTTTCTTTTTTAATGAAACGTCTAGGTTATTGGAGGATGCTGTTAAGAAAAGGATTCCTCCTGATAATAGGGTTGCTTTGTTGTTTTCTGGTGGTTTAGATTCTTGTTTCATCGCTCTTATTTTAAAGAAATTAGGTGTTGATTTTAAGTGTTATACTGCTTCTTTGGAGCATGATTCTTTTCAAGTGAGTCATGATGAGTCTTGGTCTTTGAGGGCTGCTAAAGTTTTAGGTCTTGATTTGGAAGTTGTTCGTACGTCTCTTGATGATTATAAAGATGTTGTTAAAGACGTTTTAGGCATCATTGAGGATAATAATGTTACTAAAGTTAGTGTTGGTGCTTCTTTTTTTATGTGTTCTCGTAAGGCTAGAGATGATGGTTTTAAGGTTATTTTTTCAGGGCTTGGTAGTGAGGAGTTATTTGCTGGTTATAATCGTCATTTGAATAGTTTTGAGCTTAATGAGGAGTGTCTTAGTGGTTTTCGTAAGTTATTTGAGCGAGATTTGTATAGGGATGATGTTATTACTATGTTTAATAATTTGGAGCTTAGATCTCCTTTTTTAGATATTAATTTAGTTAAGTTTTCTTTGTGTATTCCTCCTCATTTAAAGCTTAGGGATGGTGTTAATAAGTTTATTCTTCGTAGTATTAGTAAGGACTTGGGTTTGCCTGATGAATTTGCTTTTAGGAGGAAGATGGCTGCGCAATATGGTTCTAATTTTGATAAGGCGCTTACTAAGTTTTCTAAGGTTGCTGGTTTGTCTAAGTCTGGTTTTTTGAAGCAGTTTTATGATTTTGGTAATGTTCGTCTTGGTGCTTTGTGGAGTACTGGTAAAGATAGTTGTTTGGCTGTTCAAATCATGTTAGAGCAAAATTATGTTGTTTCTTGTTTTATTACTATTAATCCTGCTGATAAAGATTCTTATATGTATCATGGTCCTAATACTCATTTGGCGAGTCTTCATTCTGATGCTTGCGGTATTCCTTTGATTGTTCAGGATTCTGATAAGGCTAAAGAGGATGAGCTTGTTGATTTAAGGTTGGCTTTGATTAGAGCTGTTAATGAACATAATATTGAGGGTGTTGTTAGTGGTGCTTTGTTTTCTAATTATCAGCGTAAGCGTATCGAAGTGATTTGTGATGAGCTTGGTTTGAAGGTTTTTGCTCCTTTGTGGCATATGGATCAGGAGAAAGAGTTGGAGATTCTTTGTGTTAAAAATATTGATTTTTGTTTAGTTAAAGTTGCCGCGGAGGGTCTTGATAAGAGTTGGCTTGGTCGGTCTTTGGTAAAACAAGATTTTGATAATCTTCGTATTTTGAAAGAAAAATTTGGTTTGAATCCTGCCGGGGAGGGTGGTGAGTTTGAATCTTTGGTTTTGGATGCTCCCTTTTTTAGTAAGCGAATTTCTTTAGACGAAGTTCGTGTTGATGAAGAAAGCGAGCTTTATGCTTCGTTAGTTGTTGTTAGGGCTTCTTTGGTTGATAAAGCTTTTAAATGA
- a CDS encoding winged helix-turn-helix domain-containing protein, translated as MKNKGIFNAIFREKPAMLLIALKNSENEVYASSLAKIIDGTYSYIVKVLMDMERAGLVEFRKQGRLKIIKLTKKGSDVAEKISFIKNAL; from the coding sequence GTGAAGAATAAAGGAATTTTTAATGCAATTTTTAGGGAAAAGCCAGCTATGCTGTTGATTGCTTTGAAGAACTCCGAAAACGAGGTTTATGCTTCTTCTCTTGCTAAGATTATTGATGGTACTTATAGTTACATCGTTAAGGTTTTGATGGATATGGAGCGTGCTGGTTTGGTTGAGTTTAGGAAGCAGGGTCGTTTGAAGATTATTAAGCTTACTAAGAAGGGTAGCGATGTTGCTGAGAAGATTAGTTTTATTAAGAATGCTCTTTAA
- the lspA gene encoding signal peptidase II produces the protein MKNNKKIIILFLVLVILDQITKQIFSKQTIDLGILALRPVTNTGISFGLLQGNNFIFIIISALFIALLIKFRKEFKENQILLTMILAGATGNLIDRIIQGHVLDFIDFKIFPVFNIADTLIFLGVAGIIIYEIKKTTKEKTKNQIKTKEPKLKKLKTKKRIKEHS, from the coding sequence TTGAAAAACAACAAAAAAATAATAATACTATTTCTAGTACTAGTAATACTAGATCAAATAACAAAACAAATATTCTCAAAACAAACAATAGACTTAGGAATCTTAGCACTAAGACCAGTAACAAACACAGGAATAAGCTTTGGATTACTACAAGGAAACAACTTCATATTCATAATAATAAGCGCACTATTCATAGCACTACTAATAAAATTCAGAAAAGAATTCAAAGAAAACCAAATACTACTAACAATGATACTAGCAGGAGCAACAGGAAACCTAATAGACAGAATAATACAAGGGCACGTACTAGATTTCATAGATTTCAAAATATTCCCAGTATTTAACATAGCAGACACACTAATATTTCTAGGAGTTGCAGGAATAATAATTTATGAAATAAAAAAAACAACAAAAGAAAAGACAAAAAATCAAATCAAAACCAAAGAACCAAAACTTAAAAAACTAAAAACAAAAAAAAGAATTAAAGAGCATTCTTAA
- a CDS encoding twin-arginine translocase subunit TatC has translation MSEELLTIKEHLKELKKRLKIILIAAVLVFFTGFIISEKLIIFLIDYFKLELYALSPLEFIRTQLVVSLYLTLAFLIPFILVQLYLFSKPIMKQQNKKIAIKYFTYSTALAIIGCLFGLLIFSKYSLDYFATLPPQISTLWGVYSAIIFVALSGFAFALTAQIIIIIPILVKSEIIDINTLKKSRGIVIILALTLSAILTSPDPITQILMSAPMYICFETGLFISRFQKNKEENLKPKILKPLTETNNIKELLKTTKTTKNKEELIKIYKKINYLYEEKTIQEKKEIYPELLKLYSKIKNN, from the coding sequence ATGTCAGAAGAACTACTAACAATCAAAGAACACTTAAAAGAACTAAAAAAAAGACTAAAAATCATATTAATAGCTGCTGTGCTAGTGTTCTTTACAGGATTCATAATAAGTGAAAAACTAATAATTTTCCTAATAGATTACTTCAAATTAGAACTATACGCATTATCGCCACTAGAATTTATAAGAACTCAACTAGTTGTATCACTATACCTAACACTAGCATTCCTAATACCGTTCATACTAGTACAACTATACTTATTTTCAAAACCAATAATGAAACAACAAAATAAAAAAATAGCAATAAAATACTTTACTTACTCAACCGCGCTAGCAATAATAGGATGTTTATTCGGCTTACTAATATTCTCAAAATACAGCTTAGACTACTTCGCAACACTACCACCACAAATATCTACTTTGTGGGGAGTATACAGCGCCATAATATTCGTGGCGCTAAGCGGATTCGCATTTGCACTAACAGCACAAATAATAATAATAATACCAATACTAGTAAAATCAGAAATAATAGATATAAACACACTAAAAAAATCAAGAGGAATAGTAATAATACTAGCACTAACATTATCAGCGATACTAACATCACCAGACCCAATAACACAAATATTAATGAGCGCTCCAATGTACATATGCTTCGAAACAGGATTATTCATATCAAGATTTCAAAAAAACAAAGAAGAAAACCTAAAACCCAAAATATTAAAACCCTTAACAGAAACTAATAACATAAAAGAATTATTAAAAACAACAAAGACAACAAAAAACAAAGAAGAATTAATAAAAATATACAAAAAAATAAACTATTTATACGAAGAAAAAACAATTCAAGAAAAAAAAGAAATATACCCTGAATTACTAAAATTATACTCAAAAATAAAAAATAATTAA
- a CDS encoding helix-turn-helix domain-containing protein, which yields MLTKKEYQVLELRTKKKLTQVEVAKQLKISQAAVSKFERTAIQKIKNAHKIIEISERLGIKLEDDAI from the coding sequence TTGCTGACAAAAAAAGAATACCAAGTGCTTGAGCTCAGAACAAAAAAGAAACTAACTCAAGTAGAAGTCGCAAAACAACTAAAAATATCTCAAGCAGCAGTTTCTAAATTCGAAAGAACAGCAATACAAAAAATAAAAAACGCACACAAAATAATAGAAATCTCAGAAAGACTAGGAATAAAACTGGAGGATGATGCAATATGA
- a CDS encoding 4a-hydroxytetrahydrobiopterin dehydratase, with product MVLEPMHLEEINDNLTRIKGWDELNQDFIKKTFHFPDFKEALEFVNKIGIVAEAQNHYPKIILSHGQVIIKLFTVEAEGITYKDFELAKLIEEIFEEYTRNIKK from the coding sequence ATGGTATTAGAACCAATGCACTTAGAAGAAATAAACGATAACTTAACCCGAATTAAAGGATGGGATGAATTAAATCAAGATTTTATAAAAAAAACATTTCATTTCCCTGACTTTAAAGAAGCACTAGAATTCGTAAACAAAATAGGAATCGTTGCAGAAGCACAAAATCATTACCCAAAAATAATTTTATCCCATGGTCAAGTCATAATAAAACTATTCACAGTAGAAGCAGAAGGAATAACTTACAAAGATTTCGAATTAGCAAAATTAATAGAAGAAATATTTGAAGAATACACAAGAAATATAAAAAAATAA
- a CDS encoding DUF1931 domain-containing protein translates to MSGTIVVRTKIKELANNFSISSDFGDALDEKVKVLVSDALKRAEANGRRTVMSKDL, encoded by the coding sequence ATGAGTGGAACTATTGTTGTCAGAACTAAAATTAAAGAATTAGCTAATAATTTTAGTATTTCTTCTGATTTTGGTGATGCGCTTGATGAAAAAGTCAAAGTTCTTGTTAGTGATGCTTTGAAAAGAGCTGAAGCTAATGGTAGAAGAACTGTTATGTCTAAGGATTTGTAA
- a CDS encoding RsmB/NOP family class I SAM-dependent RNA methyltransferase has product MTKNKKNKEQKEAESPREQSLKLKELFKERYKKLLGENYEEFIKYSTTYIRKSIRINTLKKTKKEIQQRLNNTWDLTQVPWCKEGFWIKYKDKKRFDIGNTPEHQLGYIYVQDAASMIPPVVLAPKPGDIVLDLCAAPGSKTTQIAQYMENKGILMANDSQGKRLSALGINLQRCGVTNTLITKMNGETIKGNEIFDKILVDAPCSGTGTIRRSYKIAEMWSPGLVERMSKTQSKLLKNAYRLLKKNGVLVYSTCTLEPQENEKVISKLLEENQDAQLLEINLNIKRSPPITSFQNETYNEEVKKCLRIYPQDNDTEGFFVAKITKKP; this is encoded by the coding sequence ATGACAAAAAACAAGAAAAATAAAGAACAAAAAGAAGCAGAATCACCAAGAGAACAATCATTAAAATTAAAAGAATTATTCAAAGAAAGATACAAAAAATTACTAGGTGAAAATTATGAAGAATTCATTAAGTATTCAACAACTTATATAAGAAAATCTATAAGAATAAACACGCTAAAAAAAACAAAAAAAGAAATACAACAAAGACTAAATAATACATGGGATTTAACACAAGTACCTTGGTGTAAAGAAGGATTCTGGATAAAATACAAAGATAAAAAAAGATTTGATATAGGAAATACTCCTGAACATCAATTAGGTTACATATACGTTCAAGACGCAGCATCAATGATTCCACCAGTAGTATTAGCGCCGAAACCAGGAGACATAGTTCTAGATTTATGTGCGGCGCCAGGAAGTAAAACAACTCAAATAGCGCAATACATGGAAAATAAAGGAATACTAATGGCAAACGATTCTCAAGGAAAAAGACTAAGCGCCCTAGGAATAAACTTACAAAGATGCGGAGTCACAAACACACTAATAACGAAAATGAACGGAGAAACAATAAAAGGAAACGAAATATTTGACAAAATACTAGTGGATGCTCCGTGCTCAGGAACAGGAACAATAAGAAGAAGCTACAAAATAGCAGAAATGTGGAGTCCTGGATTAGTTGAACGAATGTCAAAAACACAATCAAAACTACTAAAAAATGCTTACAGATTGCTAAAAAAAAATGGAGTCCTTGTATATAGCACGTGTACGTTAGAACCACAAGAAAATGAAAAAGTAATAAGCAAATTATTAGAAGAAAACCAAGACGCACAACTCCTAGAAATAAATCTTAACATAAAAAGAAGTCCACCAATAACATCTTTTCAAAACGAAACATACAACGAAGAAGTAAAAAAATGCTTAAGAATATATCCTCAAGATAATGACACGGAAGGATTCTTCGTAGCTAAAATAACAAAAAAACCATAA
- a CDS encoding cation:proton antiporter — translation MLNNNESALIILTAFVVLLVIGLIISEFSRKLKISNILLLTITGLIMGHFLSDYALFNISNNAILTIAVFTLALVVFDGASRFKARSVDTLSFSALKLSGLFLSLNMIFITIATILLFFDFSIANLFYALIFASIISGTDPASIFIMFNNKSNRILEFLKIEGILNTPIMVLIPFILLDILNQILKKSVISFEAHLAAILTQILVGIGSGILIGLIFFKGIRKFSDQTSGLTLICSALLAFILSENLGGNGVLAVAVLGFMFGALYMSNKEVLQEFSGMLSKSLEILVFLLIGFIVKLNVDVEFIIKSLVIFAILIITRFIAVKIILRKKEHTREEILFMTFNMPKGIAVAVLIFSLSFLEAPQISIINNLLLTIIIYSVLLSTIVNKFSEKFINLKI, via the coding sequence GTGTTAAACAACAACGAATCCGCATTAATAATATTAACAGCGTTCGTAGTACTACTAGTAATCGGTCTAATTATATCAGAATTCTCAAGAAAACTAAAAATATCAAATATACTATTATTAACAATCACAGGATTAATAATGGGTCACTTCTTATCAGACTACGCATTATTTAACATATCGAACAACGCAATACTAACAATAGCTGTATTCACTCTCGCATTAGTAGTATTCGACGGAGCATCAAGATTCAAAGCAAGATCAGTAGATACACTATCCTTTTCAGCACTTAAATTATCAGGACTATTTTTATCACTAAACATGATATTCATAACAATAGCAACAATATTATTATTCTTTGACTTCTCAATAGCTAATTTGTTCTACGCATTAATATTCGCATCAATAATATCAGGAACAGACCCTGCATCAATATTCATAATGTTCAACAATAAAAGCAACAGAATATTAGAATTCCTAAAAATAGAAGGCATACTAAATACGCCTATAATGGTGCTAATACCATTCATACTATTAGACATACTAAACCAAATACTAAAAAAAAGTGTTATTTCTTTTGAAGCACATTTAGCAGCGATATTAACACAAATATTAGTAGGAATAGGATCAGGAATACTCATAGGCTTAATATTCTTCAAAGGAATAAGAAAATTTTCAGATCAAACATCAGGACTAACACTAATATGTTCAGCACTACTAGCATTCATATTATCAGAAAACCTAGGAGGAAACGGAGTACTAGCAGTAGCAGTACTAGGATTCATGTTCGGAGCATTATACATGTCAAATAAAGAAGTTCTTCAAGAATTTAGCGGAATGTTATCAAAATCACTAGAAATACTAGTATTTTTACTAATAGGATTCATAGTAAAATTAAACGTAGATGTAGAGTTCATAATAAAATCATTAGTGATATTCGCGATCTTAATAATAACAAGATTCATAGCAGTAAAAATAATTCTAAGAAAAAAAGAACATACTCGAGAAGAAATATTATTCATGACGTTTAACATGCCAAAAGGAATAGCTGTCGCAGTCCTAATATTCTCGTTATCATTCTTAGAAGCACCACAAATAAGCATAATAAACAATCTATTATTAACAATAATAATATACTCAGTACTGCTATCAACAATTGTTAACAAATTCTCAGAAAAATTCATAAACTTAAAAATATGA
- a CDS encoding carboxypeptidase-like regulatory domain-containing protein codes for MKKGERIIILLTTLIIVITLTQITTAEPCGVGTQSVCGVSINTPGHGAVELCNNCFVCGADDGICPSWYSKGAINEDNLTVLLRKGTIDRPAETEYSAAYNTGNEACEHFGGTFLVAETKTYRSDLWEINYSFLGHYNVNNYDMYIRAICGNILTTPSCNECVDPDCTASIKGIAHTGDGNTVKDAVVVIIPQNEIQKANEPLFMRSNTTNEKGEYKISNAYSGKVTMLCSAIGYEGTARNITLLAGENVVDCNLGHASCDEHCTIPSSRFGERICAKECQGENGCDFNSTIAMNACDRRPINFFHQLNSTILSDYIQIEGILCCNTFPHIINRTIFRVNPETEISDLLTRRFRKALPDGTPMDLHIIVYNK; via the coding sequence ATGAAAAAGGGTGAACGCATAATAATTCTATTAACCACTCTAATAATAGTGATAACGCTAACTCAAATAACAACAGCAGAACCCTGTGGTGTAGGAACACAAAGTGTTTGCGGAGTATCAATAAACACGCCTGGACACGGAGCAGTAGAACTGTGCAACAACTGCTTTGTATGCGGAGCAGATGACGGAATCTGTCCATCATGGTACTCAAAAGGAGCAATAAATGAAGATAACTTAACGGTACTACTAAGAAAAGGAACTATTGACAGACCTGCAGAAACTGAATATTCCGCAGCATACAACACAGGAAATGAAGCATGTGAACATTTTGGAGGAACATTCTTAGTAGCAGAAACAAAAACTTATAGAAGTGATTTATGGGAAATAAATTACTCATTCTTAGGACATTATAACGTTAACAATTATGATATGTATATAAGGGCAATATGTGGAAATATATTAACAACGCCTTCATGTAATGAATGTGTGGATCCTGATTGTACAGCTAGCATAAAAGGAATAGCACACACAGGAGACGGAAATACAGTAAAAGATGCAGTAGTAGTAATAATTCCACAAAATGAAATTCAAAAAGCAAACGAACCATTATTTATGAGATCAAATACAACAAATGAAAAAGGAGAATACAAAATAAGCAACGCTTACTCTGGCAAAGTAACAATGCTTTGCTCAGCAATAGGGTATGAAGGTACAGCAAGGAATATAACTTTACTAGCAGGGGAAAACGTAGTAGATTGCAATTTAGGTCATGCATCATGTGATGAACACTGTACAATACCTTCATCAAGATTCGGAGAAAGAATCTGCGCAAAAGAATGCCAAGGAGAAAACGGATGTGATTTTAATAGTACAATAGCCATGAACGCGTGTGATAGAAGACCAATAAACTTTTTTCACCAACTAAATTCAACGATACTATCTGATTACATACAAATAGAAGGAATACTTTGTTGTAACACTTTCCCACACATAATAAACAGAACAATATTCAGAGTTAACCCAGAAACAGAAATATCTGATTTATTAACAAGAAGATTCAGAAAAGCACTCCCTGACGGAACACCTATGGATTTACACATCATAGTATACAATAAATGA
- a CDS encoding type II secretion system F family protein yields the protein MKTGFLEQIGKAIIPETFRAGLRVYYSKAGIREVPYKLYGILLYVALIFIGIIYFYSNFYGTINHLSPLLVGLLVFLFWAIGGLFISLIIIGALYFYLNLKIFNRVKEMDINLADYLVLVSTNLKGGLSFEKALWSAIKPEFGVLSEEMGLVSKKVMTGSELSEALKEFSEKYDSPSIRRTIDLILGQVESGGEIASVLDETIETLRKTKVLKEEMAANTLMFTIFIGAIVTVISPLLFALALNLLEILIGVSATVAPALSSSSSTPFSMNEIEINSEDFKIFSVMALTLISIFASLILSIIQKGDIKSGIKYVPLFVFVALTLYFLFLGIFGGLLSFT from the coding sequence ATGAAAACCGGATTTTTAGAACAAATAGGGAAAGCAATAATACCAGAAACATTCAGAGCAGGTCTAAGAGTATACTACTCAAAAGCAGGCATAAGAGAAGTACCTTACAAATTATACGGAATATTACTATATGTAGCATTAATATTTATAGGAATAATATATTTTTACTCAAACTTTTACGGAACAATAAATCACTTATCACCTCTACTAGTAGGACTACTAGTATTTTTATTTTGGGCAATAGGGGGGCTATTTATAAGCCTAATAATAATAGGCGCACTATACTTCTATTTAAACTTAAAAATATTTAACAGAGTAAAAGAAATGGATATAAACCTAGCAGATTACTTAGTATTAGTATCAACAAATCTAAAAGGAGGATTATCATTTGAAAAAGCACTATGGTCAGCGATAAAACCAGAATTCGGAGTATTATCAGAAGAAATGGGATTAGTCTCAAAAAAAGTAATGACTGGCTCAGAACTATCAGAAGCACTAAAAGAATTCTCAGAAAAATATGATTCTCCCTCAATAAGAAGAACAATAGATTTAATATTAGGACAAGTAGAAAGTGGAGGAGAAATAGCATCAGTACTAGACGAAACAATCGAAACACTCAGAAAAACAAAAGTCCTAAAAGAAGAAATGGCTGCGAACACATTAATGTTCACAATATTCATAGGAGCAATAGTAACAGTGATAAGTCCATTACTATTCGCATTAGCACTAAATTTACTAGAAATATTAATAGGGGTGTCAGCAACAGTGGCGCCAGCATTATCTTCATCATCTAGCACTCCTTTTTCAATGAATGAAATAGAAATAAACAGTGAAGACTTCAAAATATTCTCAGTAATGGCACTAACATTAATATCAATATTTGCATCATTAATATTATCAATAATACAAAAAGGAGACATAAAATCAGGAATAAAATATGTTCCACTATTTGTATTCGTAGCATTAACATTATACTTCCTATTCCTAGGAATATTTGGAGGATTATTATCATTTACATAA
- a CDS encoding type II secretion system F family protein: MNISSKLVNKFPQLKKELRMAKIDKKPKEYIKESFKKTIIFSIGFTVLVFFISESINLPLILLPIIFIIFMFIFFNFNITSLKGRINKRKKEIDRDVLFAGKYLLVKLNSGQPLVNALIDASKSYGVASTYFKEIVREIELGKSIEEALDNATEYNPSQKFKKILFQINNALKIGIDVTKFLEATLNEIADEQLIEINRYGKKLGSVTLFYMLLGVVVPSLGLTITVVIVSMANLNVDMVMFMVFLFFLAILQLIFLVIYKSIRPNINI, translated from the coding sequence ATGAATATATCATCAAAGCTCGTAAATAAATTTCCTCAACTAAAAAAAGAGTTGAGAATGGCAAAAATAGATAAAAAACCAAAAGAATACATAAAAGAAAGCTTCAAAAAAACAATAATATTCAGCATAGGATTCACAGTACTCGTATTCTTCATATCAGAAAGCATTAATCTACCACTAATATTATTACCAATAATATTCATTATTTTCATGTTTATCTTTTTTAATTTTAATATAACATCATTAAAAGGAAGAATAAACAAGAGAAAAAAAGAAATAGATAGAGATGTATTATTCGCAGGCAAATATTTACTAGTAAAACTAAACAGCGGACAACCACTAGTAAATGCGTTAATAGATGCATCAAAAAGTTACGGAGTAGCCAGCACATACTTTAAAGAAATAGTAAGAGAAATAGAACTAGGCAAATCAATAGAAGAAGCATTAGATAACGCAACAGAATATAACCCATCACAAAAATTCAAAAAAATACTATTCCAAATAAACAACGCACTAAAAATAGGAATAGATGTAACAAAATTCTTAGAAGCAACACTAAACGAAATAGCGGACGAACAACTAATAGAAATAAACAGATACGGCAAAAAACTAGGAAGCGTAACACTATTTTACATGTTGCTAGGAGTAGTAGTTCCAAGCCTAGGCCTGACAATAACTGTAGTAATCGTGAGCATGGCGAACCTAAACGTAGATATGGTCATGTTTATGGTATTTCTATTCTTCCTAGCAATATTACAATTAATATTCCTCGTAATATACAAATCAATAAGACCAAACATAAACATATAA